The genomic segment CGCCGCCGCCTTCTTGGTCAAAGAGGAGAACAGCTTGCTGAAAGCTATGTAGTGAACAAGGGCTTCCGCATTGTCGATCGAAATGTTCGAACAAAACGTGGGGAAATGGATTTGATTGCTCTAGACGGAAATTGTTTGGTTTTCATTGAGGTTCGAACGAGGAGCAGCCAATTTTTTGGAACAGCGGGCGAGTCCATTACGTGGAAGAAGAAACAGAAGCTGCGTGAGCTTGCCATCGAATATTTGCAAAAAACCTCACAGCCAATCCCGGCCTTTCGTTTTGATGTCATCGCGATTTACACCGGTACATCAACGCAAGGTGGAGACTTC from the Brevibacillus brevis genome contains:
- a CDS encoding YraN family protein, whose product is MSDRRRLLGQRGEQLAESYVVNKGFRIVDRNVRTKRGEMDLIALDGNCLVFIEVRTRSSQFFGTAGESITWKKKQKLRELAIEYLQKTSQPIPAFRFDVIAIYTGTSTQGGDFMKPVIEHYESAF